Genomic DNA from Choloepus didactylus isolate mChoDid1 chromosome 26 unlocalized genomic scaffold, mChoDid1.pri SUPER_26_unloc2, whole genome shotgun sequence:
cgcaccttaaaaaatgccctgtgccgcctAGCCaaaagcactctcaatctcacaaaacaatGACCTcaagaccttttacatcatgctcttattgttcttaacttcctaactctggatgatgaaggacaatctgcagctgacagacattggcatcccaaaacacaaatgcaacaagccactgttatgtggcgtgaccccttaacgtcagaatggaatgggcctgaccccgtgattatttggggacgaggctctgcttgcatatatgatcaaAAAAGAGAAGGTCCTTgttggcttccagaacggctgataaaacatattaattcctcattgccgaaacaaacccctgagacacttccctcccctcctcttaatgataacctttccagggtagaagcctctccctgagaaaaatatctttcttttctcttccagcgcatcaataactcctgctataacccatccggagacgaccagcccgcacacaaccggaagtggaaagaagtcctgcttacaggtttattccatcactaatcacatgaattaccacttgaattactattggcttttactCATTAGTCTTttggccttgctgtttgcagccggattagcaaccgttgccccaaaagattggaatctgttagaaagattcctgcttgctatagcatatttgtgtgtcgtagggtgtattactttgctagcttgtctcccttaacagaaAGGAccaatagcctctattagtatggcgtTGTTACGcttactgccatttaaagttgccaccttatattttttcctgcaaaGTGTGCGTGCCACCTTCGGCAAttccaacccccatcagccttggaaatggaccttggcacgatgggaagattccacggTTGTGCAAATCCAAATTACAGCAGGAcgcccctccttccttgtttatgccagtgatctaattaaatgttcagacggcgcaccatgccttaacaaagcccaatattacatgtgcccggcctccaaccccagaaaacaatattgcaatactcccaaccagtactattgtacatactgggggtgtgaaacattagctaccaattggaaaccttccgcccctgatcactacctaactttaaaatggtccccccttggctgcacactcggtaaacacaccaccttatctacatttggtgactcaaactgtgaaaaactaaatctcaccgtacaactccccactgataactcttggttaaacggtcggacatggggctttagaatctacttattttcatcaaccgacccaggaaCTCTTAttgtaataaaaaaggaagcagtacagcaaaagcCTTCTTCCATTGGACCAAATATAGTGctcgcgcctccagctacccctcctgtcccgagcacgcccagtacaaatctttccaaaattcaccccactacccCCCCTTTCACTAACAttccaatattgtcgtcctcaagcccgttCATATCATTTGATAGCCCGCTTCATCTgagggggggtggcggccggttgctaaatcctaggctctcgggattgctcggagggtaccggcggcgggggctctttcccggaggcgagggcaaggcgggggactgggcccggtccccgccggtggcgtgcaaggtgtggagggtggcgagaaaggaacaggcgggacacgtttctttgagggtgaggaagccaagagagtttattaggggagagtacaagcttatatcgggcggtttagagggcggggtagctgtagaggttaaaggcttggattggttctgagagggcgcggaggttgtttgaaaaggggcgggagttgctccggtaacgaagagggtggagggtgcgggtaaggcacggggggggggttttctccggcaagccctccccaacggttgtactttggggtgaggaaatggggcctgcattcggctccactttctcaggcccagggggccgtggagggtgctaccacccgtgccccactacctttcctaggggctgatcagttcccctggcccaggcccgccaagtcggaactcgataacagtgtcccgcatttcccccttcttttctaattagaggaagaagcttactggagagatccgccaagggatgagggaaaggggaggtgggggaagggataggggtagatggtagtcagagaggctggagctcgacgttggtgtggtgcccgggcgttcgagaggggcctcgctgcttgcagGATGGACGAGGGTAGCGACGCTGcagagggtcagcttcttcagtggaggcaagttgttgatactggacttgcacaaatgatgaaaagacagcattggcttggttcttagcaagctggacaattctgcggataatgcagggccctagggtgagagctagaataatcattagtagggggccgatgagagggaggaggtatgggaggaggggggtaaagatgtgggaccaatagttggtggtttcatggtttcttttgcgttgttctagtccctctcggaccttttttaggctgtcttcggcgagacctgtggaattggcatatacacagcacttttCTTTTAgtgcggcgcaaaggcctccttctttgaggaggagaaggtcgagacctcggcggttttggagcacgacctgagagggagttgacagaatttttaagatgggaaatagcgttttgtaggtgacgaatgtcctcgtcaacagccgcccggaggtgagttagggcggagccttgactggctaatgcagagatatcggtgccagcgcctgcaagacctaggagagaggcaattgtgagggcggtgatgggttttcgcttttgcagagtggcaggaactgcagttttttccaggcggaggaagaaatcttcttcgctgtggtataggaccctagggataaggacaattaggaggcaagtttcattagttgtattgagggtttgcacattaaggcagggggtaagtcctgtagaggagcagagccattgggaggagttgtgaggaataagaaatttggcagggctgctgggagatgagtagttggcacaagctgtgaggttgggagagttacttgagcgagagCGGATGCActgtcctgtaaaggagactgaatgaaaggttagggggacggcagaggtattccaattgcattccgaggggctattctctgtattttctgaaaaggaaaggttggaggcgacgggctcatacagggaggaggaggtgcagaggcaaagccagcaggaggaggtaagattggggttggaggaattcactgaggtgaaggccgcttggataaggccgaggaggggagaggagtaatgagaggggggtagaaaaggttggggtggtggggttggtgatacgctgtttgcagctgaggtgcggctggagggctgtggaaaaagggggttaaggacttggttgggacctatgccagagggtgtttttaatgcagtattttggcatggttggcttacagcctccttttttatgagaataagtgatcctcagtcggctcctttctcatagattctgaagccccaagtttgaccgagtaaccaggagggatcagtggggagctgcactgtaagattaagatgtgtgcaggatccctcgctttcttggccgagccagttaactgtagggagtttgcaccctgtaggggcccactttaaggtaaggtaatgattaggaacaggaggcttccaattagtggctaatgtttcacacccccagtatgcacagtagtactcgttgggggaattacagtacgattttccaggatttgaggatgggcacatgtaatattgggcctggggatcacttacctttcgagcgcaggtttcttcgactctggagacaaaggtggcgaaaggctcactcggctcctggaagagcttggtgaatttattaggccgacaggcggagcagttggcaaaagctcgcaaggcgattccccgaaggataggccaaaaggtggcaggtgcattaatataagcagatgcatttataaacgctcccgtgcccaagtaagcttcggggtgataatagactccagtggctgcgtcttgctcgctttgcttagctgcttccgcctggaagtgagcacgccaatcaacaaactggccggggttaagaatggtacgggcaagcgaggcccagtcttgggggaggcaaaagtccatggagagatcctgcagtatttgggaagcgtatgggctacctaacccgtcttccttgacggccctgcgaagctgcttgatagtatctgagtcaatgggataccagtcgtacggtttctgcggtgtgggggtaaggttaagaggaaagcagcgaaaagcacgagagaaaggaggacgcgcttgcagagggcctggcacgggagtgggggtagggggagcgttgtcccaagggttgccttgaggtgtagaaggcagccaggggttgttagtccgCAGGGTGGGaagagcggcggcagctgccggtagcggctccgagggggagctcgccgaagggggaggcggaagtgggaggccccaagcgtcgcaagatggcggcgtggtgggagtggctaaggcataagatggcggactagccctgtcctgtgaaagggcggggtctaaggcataagatggcggactaactccgccctgtgaaagggcggggcctaaggcataagatggcggactagctccgccctgtgaaagggcggggtaaagcgcatgcggtttccggcccggcttagggctgacgtcatcactagagcacttcctcccctcagtggaagaagaaggaggaagttcgccattttggagagacttagtattgctttgtttttggggggcgacttcgagcgcgttgttaatatgctcgactaaggattctgcgTCCGAATCGTGGTCTGCATTGGtctcgctgtctgaatctgttgactgagttgatagggcctccttggatttaatggggcctcgatcaggggggagggagccttgaaggcaggagcggacagttattaaggtggggagcaagccgggagggaagcgcttgctctcatgttccatggcgttggtgacccgatcaataaggcgattataagtaacagggtcccaaagatggcaagtggtgagccatgggttaaagggcagcaggaggtcccagtatacttgcagctgtcggacagacaccttacagcgatgtgtgtctaggagacccgctagagcgcgaacttgaggtgcttggcgtgcagatagacgattacccatagcggagggagaaaaaagggggggttgtttattgagtaaagaaaatgaggtaaaccgtggccgcgaggccgaaggagatggcgagaatagaaagcaggaccctctggtagcgagagcagtttgggggggggcggttgcaaagaggcacacggcgccaaacaaagaaacaaagacacaaaggaccacagcaaagtaatggaggggaagagggaaagctactggaggaagagtgttaggaggaatggggggacataggaagagaagacgaaaggtagtcaggggcaaaagccaggttaatgcgggaaaggaagagcggcccgggcgcggagcggcgtgggagaggcggctccggacgtggagcggcgagggagaggcggcccttaccttgcaggcgaggagacggggagttggagaggcgtccgggcgagcgggtggttttactggaccgctgcgtggagaggaccggccccacgttgggcgcccgttgcggtcgcagttgactcgtctgaggggggggtggcggccggttgctaaatcctaggctctcgggattgctcggagggtaccggcggcgggggctctttcccggaggcgagggcgaggcgggggactgggcccggtccccggcggtggcgtgcacggtgtggagggcggcgagaaaggaacaggcgggacatgtttctttgagggtgaggaagccaagagagtttattaggggagagtacaagcttatatcgggcggtttagagggcggggtagctgtagaggttaaaggcttggattggttctgagagggcgcggaggttgtttgaaaaggggcgggagttgctccggtaacgaagagggtggagggtgcgggtaaggcacggggggggggttttctccggcaagccctccccaacggttgtactttggggtgaggaaatggggcctgcattcggctccactttctcaggcccggggggccgtggagggcgctaccacccgtgccccactacctttcctaggggctgatcagttcccctggcccaggcccgccaagtcggaactcgataacagtgtcccgcaacctttctctctctaaactcctcccagcctaattttactcgtagttgttggctgtgtttctctgccaagcctccttattatgatgctatagcttttaatgttacatttaatacttctaatgaagacaatccttcccaatgcccttggaatgcaagaaaaatcggtctcactatgcaatccgttcttcactctgggcattgtattggtaacatttccgcctccttaaaaacagtctgtgcacagtcgtcctctccatcgcctggtaaattctatatccccccaacaggggcaaaatggttgtgctcttctacggggcttactccttgcttatcagcaaaagccctaactgaaacaggggaaatgtgcctcttagtggctgtgttacgcCATGTCCTCTtccatacagaggaagacctttatcaccacttggtcgcgcaatctccagccacgctgagaaagaaaagagaacttgttatggttgttactattgcttctcttttaggtattactggcctaggcaccggaatcgcctctatcgttctccaaaaccaaggcttctcccacctaagagctgctatagacgaagatttagcccgcattgaaacctccattacccatcttgaaaaatcccttacatccctatcggaggttgttctccaaaacaggagaggcttagatctgcttttccttaagcaaggagggctttgtgctgcgctaggtgaggaatgttgcttttacgctgaccattctggcatagttaaggattccatgaccaaacttagggaaggaattgaaaatcgcaaacgcgagcgagaaacccaagggggtatctcctgggggcttaatggaatcctcccctacctcctccctatactaggccccttagtaaccatactccttataatatcctttgcaccttgggccataaaaagaatagtacagctagttaaggaccaaattgattctgccctaagcaagcctattcaagtgcattatcacagatcatctgactgctacccatccttacgggtaagaaaccccctcctacgggagcagcatataactccaaagtatgcttctagcgtatgctatgattggtaccgctgggtgcgaggcaaagcactgcaaaggagggccaaagcaactaaaggccatttttgagctccttgagaaatatgcctcatttgcataggggttcgctctgcaaaaactcccctccccagaaaaacagagccacaaacaacttggggaatgaggcctctatttcccccagcaggttaatgccaaaagagtgctcgatcagcattcttcctccatccttttgaaaaacaaagagaggagatgttggggacgattaaggtagcatgtataaaatccaccctcagcgatgccggagatatgcaataTGActgctagggctgatgcaatagcggcttaagttgccctcagccttctacggaagtgatagccgttggcgcctaagattcgcgcctagagtgctagctttactacctgccttctaccccagcaacagtagccaccaattctgtgctagccttacatctgccatccgccctagcaacagcagcagccaatcctagaccgccacccgcctttgcagccaccaatcctaggccgccacccgttcgtactagccactccctctaccttagagtatatataccctgcctcttcaataaagttttgcagcttgatcagaaacctgtcttgctgtcgttcttcgtgtctcttgtcccataccattcttccctcgcaggagttggagcctcggttgatcgtcccgcgggccgggacaaaaactaaacttatccctttcttacacatACCCCCAATAGTACCACCTCCACCAGGGTCCTTACCCTACCCCGTTTATCTGGAGGGAGGGCCCGCCGGGAGGCCACCCGTCCCTGCCAGTAGTCCAAGAGCATCAGCAACAATCACCGCACCAGCCGGCGCCGCCGCCCGCACCCGCTCCGGCGCCAGGGATCGCACCCGCCGCGCCTCACCCCCAGTCCTCATCCCAGGTGCCCCCCCAACAGAGCCAACACCCGCATCAAATGCCACCACCCGCAGCGGTCGCCCAGCAGGTGATCTCGCCGGAACCGCCCGCTGTCAATGATGGCCAACAACAGCAACCGCCCCCGCCGCCCAAGGGCGCCAAGGAAACCGCTCCCGCGGAGCCCCAGAGGAAAAAGGCGCCGGGACTCACCAACGTGGAGGCCAGCTTCAAACCAGACATTGGCCACAACAAACTCCAGAAGCTCTTCTTCGAACAACTTTTAAACAGATAAACAATTAACATGTCACCCCAACAACCTCTTCCATCATCTGCCCACATTTAAAAACcgtgtaagaaaaaaataaaaccgtTCAAAGCACGAATTTCCAACTAAAaacttgtctcttttttttttttatttggatgaACAGAAAGGGGGGTGGAAGGGAGGGAGACGGTGGTTCTCTGTCTGCAGCGCTAAACCagttttttaaagaggaaatccAGCCATTGCAGCTACTCCGGCGGCCACAACCAGGCGACCCAGCTTCTTCACtttggtgggggttggggtgggagtaGTAGTATTTCTTTCGGGATCCTTGGGGTCGCGACTACTGTAACCTTCTCCCCGTAAGATCAGCACGCAGTCCTCTTCGAACTGCCGGCAGCGGGCCGGTTTCGCAACATATAGGTAAAAGACGGTCTGTGAGACAATGGCGGTTCCGGCGAGATCACCTGCTGGGCGACCGCTGCGGGTGGTGTGTCAAATGTCACAAATACACCATATAAACATAAGCCAATCCAAAAATGAAACCGTCTACGATCCTAAAGCGGCCCTCCTCATCTATGCCCGGACAGGTGTCCAGGCTCTCGTGGAAGTACACAGCAAAGGCCACGACCACAAAGACCCGCCCCCGGTTTGCTGACTCCACATCCCTACTCAGTGTCGCCAGGGATTGTGTGAGTACCGCCAGGGGGTGCGCGCCTTTTCTCAGCGCTCGCTTCAGGTCTGCGAACGTGAGATCCTACTCCGCGATGATCTCGCGCAGCGCGGCACAGGTGGTCTCTAGGGCCCTGCCGTTCACCTCCCTCTGTTCCAAACATCCCCCCAGTATTTTTTCCACACAAAAGTTAACCTCAGGCCTAGTAAGTTTAATAAAATTGGGCGCCATATTTGTTTGATGGCTGTAAGTAGTGGTTTAAAAGCCACCCAGGGGCTGAAGGTAGCTTAGAGCCCGTCAGGCTACAGTTGCTCACTGCGTGTGGTGGACATGTCCCACTCCGCACTCATTATGTACCAAGTAGTGATCTCGAAAGTCCCAGGGTTTTCGCAAATATCCCATGTTATGCCATGGCATAGTGGTATGTTATTTTCTTCCTGCCCTGCACCCTCCAGTTCCCCCAATTCCCCCGCATCCTCCAATTCCCCAGGTTCCCCCAATGCCCCCAGTTCCCCCCGCACCCTCCAATTCCCCCTTTTTCCCGGTAAATATCACAGAAAAGATAACAAGTTTAACCTTTTATTTCAGAGCAACTTTTTTCCCAGTGTCAAATGTCACAAATACACCATATAAACATAACCCAATCCAAAAATAAAGCCATCTACGATCCAATTAAAACATGTAAACAACTTAAAAATTCACTTTACATAAAATTGTTCAAATAAAACCATTCTGAGGTCCGAGTAACACTTTCCCAGCGTTAAATGttacaaaatcaaacaaacataAGCCATTCAGAGGTTCCTCGGAGTTCAAGTAAAAAATCTACAAATTCATCATATAAACATAAACCAgccaattcaaaaataaaaacatctacGAGCCAATTAAAAACACACGACCGCCTTAAAAATTCACGTCAcataaaaactgttaaaataaagCCACTCTGAGATCCTTCACAGCCCAAGttaaaaatctgtaaaaaaaaaaaaacaaaagataaagttAGTCAAGTTTCCAGTGCTATTATCAAATGCCGATTACAACTGGAAGAGATACATACATTTACCTGAAACCAATTTAAGGTGTAAAATAGGGGACTCTTAAAATGGGAGGCAGGGATGTAGTGCTTGTGTAACATAAGATGTTGAATTATGTTATGCTTGTGCAACATGGAAAACATACAGAATATAGAATTATGGATTGCTTGTGTAGCAGCAAAGCCATTAGAGGGGTTAACTAAAACCTACGTAAGAGGGCTGGCTGATCTACACGAGGTGGCTGACTGAGGAGATCATAAAAAGTTTAGTGGATGGTATAAATTTCTAGGAGAAGCtaaatgaagagagaaatagagggGTACAAAAAGGTTGAGGTTTTTCTAGGTGTCGGAAATAAaacggtacctgtaagggaataaatgctcactgggttctgaagaggagaaaataatttatttacgatcttgcaagatagggcgtccagccaaacacgtggttGGCTGGcacaccagaggaagagaatggcgatcttcaAATCGGAATCTGTAACAAAGGAATAactttagctttcacatagagacagcatggaataagggaaatggaggcaaaaccagtttaaacaagccccatgataaagagaagaatctgtcagccccttatatggaaaagtaaccatggttactagaatgtaaagaaatatgaggtaaaataagaggcaggaactcacagcaaaaaagaaaaactttttttaaactaaatgaactctctgggataggctgatcagttccaaatctcaataatgagctagttggctctctgggattggctgtacaaattaaaatctcaaaagatgaattagttagtgttctcggataggctgtaacctctgtagtatccagtcaatggggaaacaggggagggacttgcgaattaggagtaggagatttaaagatggccattctcttcctctggcgcgccagcctgccacgtttggctggacgccctatcttgcaagattgcaaataaattcttttctcctccaaaaccgagtgagCTTTTATTCCCTTACAgctaccgctttatttccgacagtatGGATTTGGGGGAAGAGGGTGAGGACGGGAGGGATGAGGAGAGGTTTGGGGGGCGACGACCGCGGCTTGGTGCTTCAGGGATTGGACCTCCGCTTGGAGATTTGAAATGCTTTTGGTGAGCGAGCTCAGGTTCTTGTACAGAATGGACTGCTCCCCGGGAAACATGGCCCCGTCTACTTCACCTTCTCCTCCCTCATCTGGGCCGTCAGCATCTCTTTTCCTCTTATTGGACCCATGCCGGGTAGAGTAGCCCCCGTACCCGCTATagcccccgcccccgccgccgcATGGGTAGATGTTGCCGCACGGATGGAAGTTGTTCGGGTGGACCGGGTTGCTGTGCGCCAGAACAAAGGGGGACGCCCCGAAGAAATTATGCAGTTCTGGCGCCAGCCGGGGTGGAGACGAGAAGGGCGGTCCTCCGTCTGATTGCGACAGGGGAAAGTAACCGTAAGGGAGGTGGGGTTGCGGCTGGAAGCAGTGTACAGAGTgttgctggtggggcggaggctggaaagggaagaaaggggCCGGGCGTACGGGTAACCGTAGGGACCATAGGGGTCGCCGCCGCTGTACTGCACTCTGTTGCCGGGAGGAGGGGCCGCGGCAGATCCTCCCTGCCGGAGATTTTCCAGGTTGGTCTGGAGCATGGTCACGAAGGTGGCGCGGGGAACACTGATGGTCTCCTCGCCCCCGGTGCCCGCGTTGCCACTACCCCCCGCTCTCATGGCAGTAGCGGTAGTCGCTCCGGGAGGATGAAGATCAGGAGTTGGGGGACGGGGAGATGTTGGATCCGTGAGAGACTTCCCCTCCTCGCTGGCCTTTAAATATGTTAGCTTTTTTTTGATTGCGGCCACGTCTTTGTCTGCCTGTAGGAGCTCCAGTCGGTTCCTGATGAACCCCGCGTCTACAGCTTTGGCCAGGAGTGCCTCAGGACAGGCAGTGAAGACCGGCGCGGGCACTGAGGCGAGGTCCACCGCCTCGCAGGCCTCAGTGACCTTTTTAATCTCACTGGAATTGAGGGACTCAAACTTGGAGAGTACCCAGTTGAGGTTCCGGCCATAGACTGCCACCGCCCCGCGGCGCCTGCCCAGCGCGCAGATGGTTACACGATGAAGGagggccggggggggggggggggggggggggggggagggagcccCCGCCTCGTCATTTTGCTGATGGACTTGGGTTTGGGCTTGGGCGACTGCATCTGCTAGGCCGTCTGGGCGCACGGACGAGAGGGAGAGCTCCGGAAGCCAGGCGTGGAGCGTCTCCACGATGGGGTCGGTGGGTAACTGCGCGCTTGGGGTCTGTGCCACACTGGAGTTGGGGAATATGCGCGTGACCCAATCCAGGAAGTCCTCTGAGGTGATGACCCCCACGAAAAAAAGCCCATGGTTCACCCAGACCAAGCCCAGGGAGACGCCCACCTCCGCCTCAGGGAGGTGTTCTATGTTCAGGGGGATGGGCGGCGGTAGGGAGAGGTATTTAGAAAGCAGTTCCTTGTCGAGGACCAACACCAGCATGGATGTCTTTGGGGCGCACGTATGGCGGGACAGGCGTATGAGCGCGGGGGTGGAGAGCCTGATGTGGAAGGCTGTGTACGGGCAGCGATTAAATACGCTCACCAGTCAGGAGCTCAGATACCTGCACCTGGTGCTGTGTAAGATGTACGGGCTGTGTCTCAACGTATACTTACTTCGGGAAGCCGTCGCCAACGCGGGCAACCAGGACGACGTGGTCTTAGGCAGGAAGGTGCCCCGCGAGGTCTGGAAATTTATCTATGATGGGTGTGTGCAAAAAATGGGTATTACGCACGAGATGCTGGTAGAGCAGGCTAGCAGTGCCGCCCTGTGGCTCCGTCTTAATTCCAAACCCGAGCTGCTGGCTGGACTCAGCAGCTACATCCTGCACAGGCTCGGGGTGAGGGTACCGGTGACGGTGGCCCCTAGAAACCTCAAAGATGGAAACTACCTCTACACCCTGGGGGGTGTCCTTCCCGGAAGGTTGCTCATGGTGATTGGATACTGCCTGTTACACGGGGGGGGAGGGACGGGGAAGAACCCTGGGTCAGGGTTTTCTCGGGGAAGGGTTTCATCCTCTATCTGATGTTAGCAGGGTACCTCAGGCTCCATAAAACTTTTCTCTCAGAGGCGACGAGCGCTGGGTATCTGGGGCCGGTGGATGTTGTCTGTGGGGATCGGAGATGCATGCGGGGAATCCCGGCACAAGAAGGCGGCGGCGCGGAGGAACAAAAGAAGGCGCAATCGGATACACTTCACTATCTGTTTATTTTCAGTAACAGCCACTTGTTCTAAACCACAGCCATGGTTGTTGGCAAAAAgcccaaaacaacaaaataaagtctgTCATAGTCATCATGCCCCGCGAACTGTGCTCTGATGATTGCTTGGGCCGCCGCGGTGGGGGA
This window encodes:
- the LOC119525787 gene encoding uncharacterized protein LOC119525787 isoform X1 is translated as MGSVGNCALGVCATLELGNMRVTQSRKSSEVMTPTKKSPWFTQTKPRETPTSASGRCSMFRGMGGGRERYLESSSLSRTNTSMDVFGAHVWRDRRMSAGVESLMWKAVYGQRLNTLTSQELRYLHLVLCKMYGLCLNVYLLREAVANAGNQDDVVLGRKVPREVWKFIYDGCVQKMGITHEMLVEQASSAALWLRLNSKPELLAGLSSYILHRLGVRVPVTVAPRNLKDGNYLYTLGGVLPGRLLMQGTSGSIKLFSQRRRALGIWGRWMLSVGIGDACGESRHKKAAARRNKRRRNRIHFTICLFSVTATCSKPQPWLLAKSPKQQNKVCHSHHAPRTVL
- the LOC119525787 gene encoding uncharacterized protein LOC119525787 isoform X3, which codes for MGSVGNCALGVCATLELGNMRVTQSRKSSEVMTPTKKSPWFTQTKPRETPTSASGRCSMFRGMGGGRERYLESSSLSRTNTSMDVFGAHVWRDRRMSAGVESLMWKAVYGQRLNTLTSQELRYLHLVLCKMYGLCLNVYLLREAVANAGNQDDVVLGRKVPREVWKFIYDGCVQKMGITHEMLVEQASSAALWLRLNSKPELLAGLSSYILHRLGVRVPVTVAPRNLKDGNYLYTLGGVLPGRLLMRRRALGIWGRWMLSVGIGDACGESRHKKAAARRNKRRRNRIHFTICLFSVTATCSKPQPWLLAKSPKQQNKVCHSHHAPRTVL
- the LOC119525787 gene encoding uncharacterized protein LOC119525787 isoform X5, which encodes MGSVGNCALGVCATLELGNMRVTQSRKSSEVMTPTKKSPWFTQTKPRETPTSASGRCSMFRGMGGGRERYLESSSLSRTNTSMDVFGAHVWRDRRMSAGVESLMWKAVYGQRLNTLTSQELRYLHLVLCKMYGLCLNVYLLREAVANAGNQDDVVLGRKVPREVWKFIYDGCVQKMGITHEMLVEQASSAALWLRLNSKPELLAGLSSYILHRLGVRVPVTVAPRNLKDGNYLYTLGGVLPGRVPQAP
- the LOC119525787 gene encoding uncharacterized protein LOC119525787 isoform X4 gives rise to the protein MGSVGNCALGVCATLELGNMRVTQSRKSSEVMTPTKKSPWFTQTKPRETPTSASGRCSMFRGMGGGRERYLESSSLSRTNTSMDVFGAHVWRDRRMSAGVESLMWKAVYGQRLNTLTSQELRYLHLVLCKMYGLCLNVYLLREAVANAGNQDDVVLGRKVPREVWKFIYDGCVQKMGITHEMLVEQASSAALWLRLNSKPELLAGLSSYILHRLGVRVPVTVAPRNLKDGNYLYTLGGVLPGRGDERWVSGAGGCCLWGSEMHAGNPGTRRRRRGGTKEGAIGYTSLSVYFQ
- the LOC119525787 gene encoding uncharacterized protein LOC119525787 isoform X2, with the protein product MGSVGNCALGVCATLELGNMRVTQSRKSSEVMTPTKKSPWFTQTKPRETPTSASGRCSMFRGMGGGRERYLESSSLSRTNTSMDVFGAHVWRDRRMSAGVESLMWKAVYGQRLNTLTSQELRYLHLVLCKMYGLCLNVYLLREAVANAGNQDDVVLGRKVPREVWKFIYDGCVQKMGITHEMLVEQASSAALWLRLNSKPELLAGLSSYILHRLGVRVPVTVAPRNLKDGNYLYTLGGVLPGRLLMGTSGSIKLFSQRRRALGIWGRWMLSVGIGDACGESRHKKAAARRNKRRRNRIHFTICLFSVTATCSKPQPWLLAKSPKQQNKVCHSHHAPRTVL